In a single window of the Serratia quinivorans genome:
- the lolE gene encoding Lipoprotein-releasing system transmembrane protein lolE has translation MAGASLSFLTALRFSRGRKRGGMVSLISVISTIGIALGVAVLIVGLSAMNGFERELKNRILAVVPHGEIEPVKQPFKDWSSILQRVEKVPGILAAAPYINFTGLMENGAQLRAVGVKGVDPQQENQLSALPKYVQGDAWANFKSGEQQVILGKGVADALGVKQGSYVTVMIPNSDPQMKLLQPKRIRLHVTGILQLSGQLDHSLAMVPLADAQQYLDMGDSVTGIAIKVNDVFAANKLVRDAGEVTNSYVYIKSWIGTYGYMYRDIQMIRAIMYLAMVLVIGVACFNIVSTLVMAVKDKSGDIAVLRTLGAKDGFIRAIFIWYGLLAGLVGSVSGVVVGVIASLQLTNIIKGLEKLMGHSFLSGDIYFIDFLPSELHWLDVVIVLVTALVLSLLASWYPARRASRIDPARVLSGQ, from the coding sequence ATGGCAGGCGCGTCACTTTCCTTTCTGACGGCCCTGCGTTTCAGCCGTGGGCGCAAGCGTGGCGGTATGGTGTCACTGATTTCGGTGATTTCAACTATCGGTATTGCGCTGGGCGTGGCGGTGCTGATCGTCGGCCTGAGTGCCATGAACGGTTTTGAGCGCGAACTGAAAAACCGCATTCTGGCGGTGGTGCCGCACGGTGAAATCGAACCGGTGAAACAGCCGTTCAAAGACTGGTCGTCGATTCTGCAACGGGTGGAGAAGGTGCCGGGCATCCTCGCCGCCGCCCCCTATATCAACTTTACCGGCCTGATGGAAAATGGCGCGCAGCTGCGTGCGGTCGGTGTCAAAGGCGTTGATCCTCAGCAGGAAAACCAGCTCAGTGCGCTGCCGAAATACGTGCAGGGCGATGCCTGGGCCAATTTCAAAAGCGGTGAGCAACAGGTGATCCTCGGTAAGGGCGTCGCTGACGCCCTTGGCGTCAAGCAGGGCAGTTATGTGACGGTGATGATCCCCAACAGCGATCCGCAAATGAAGCTGTTGCAACCCAAACGCATTCGTCTGCACGTGACCGGAATTTTGCAGCTCAGCGGCCAACTTGATCACAGCCTGGCGATGGTGCCGTTGGCCGATGCCCAGCAGTATCTGGATATGGGCGACAGCGTGACCGGCATAGCCATCAAGGTGAACGACGTGTTTGCCGCCAACAAACTGGTGCGTGACGCCGGTGAAGTCACCAACTCCTACGTTTACATCAAGAGTTGGATTGGCACCTACGGCTATATGTACCGCGATATCCAGATGATCCGCGCCATCATGTATCTGGCGATGGTGCTGGTGATCGGCGTTGCCTGCTTTAATATCGTTTCTACTCTAGTGATGGCGGTGAAGGACAAGAGCGGCGATATCGCCGTGCTGCGCACCCTGGGCGCCAAAGACGGGTTTATCCGCGCCATATTTATTTGGTACGGCCTGTTGGCCGGGCTGGTGGGCAGCGTCAGTGGCGTGGTGGTCGGGGTGATCGCCTCGCTGCAGCTGACCAATATCATCAAAGGGTTGGAAAAGCTGATGGGGCACTCATTCCTGTCGGGAGATATTTACTTCATCGACTTCCTGCCTTCCGAGCTGCACTGGCTGGACGTGGTGATTGTATTGGTGACCGCGCTGGTACTCAGCCTGTTGGCTAGCTGGTATCCGGCCAGGCGTGCCAGCCGTATCGATCCGGCACGAGTGTTGAGCGGACAATAA
- the lolC gene encoding Lipoprotein-releasing system transmembrane protein lolC, which translates to MYQPVALFIGLRYMRGRASDRFGRFVSWLSTIGITLGVMALVTVLSVMNGFEKDLENNILGLMPQALITSPQGSVNPQQIPASAVQSLQGVSRVAPLTTGDVVLQSARSVAVGVMLGVNPDEADPLTPFLVNVKQQQLQPGQYNIIIGEQLAGQLGVKRGDPLRVMVPSASQFTPMGRIPIQRLFTVVGTFHANSEVDGTQMLVNQQDASRLLRYPAGNITGWRLFLQQPLTVDTLSQQKLPQGTEWKDWRERKGELFQAVRMEKNMMGLLLSLIVAVAAFNIITSLGLLVMEKQGEVAILQTQGLTRRQVMSVFMVQGASAGIIGSLLGTLLGVLLASNLNNLMPILGALIDGASLPVAVDPLQVTVIAVAAMAVSLLSTLYPSWRAAAVQPAEALRYE; encoded by the coding sequence ATGTATCAACCTGTCGCGTTATTCATTGGCCTGCGCTACATGCGCGGGCGAGCTTCAGACCGCTTCGGGCGGTTTGTGTCCTGGCTTTCCACCATCGGCATTACGCTGGGGGTGATGGCGTTGGTTACCGTCTTGTCGGTGATGAACGGTTTTGAAAAGGATCTGGAGAACAACATCCTCGGCCTGATGCCGCAGGCGTTGATTACCAGTCCCCAGGGGTCAGTCAATCCTCAACAGATCCCGGCATCGGCGGTGCAGAGCCTGCAGGGCGTCAGCCGCGTGGCGCCCTTGACTACCGGTGACGTGGTGCTGCAAAGCGCCCGCAGCGTGGCGGTGGGGGTGATGCTGGGGGTGAACCCGGACGAAGCCGATCCGCTGACGCCGTTTTTGGTGAACGTCAAACAGCAACAGCTGCAGCCGGGCCAATACAACATCATCATCGGCGAACAGTTAGCCGGGCAACTTGGCGTTAAACGTGGCGATCCGCTGCGGGTGATGGTGCCGAGCGCCAGCCAGTTCACGCCGATGGGCCGCATTCCGATCCAGCGTCTGTTTACCGTGGTTGGCACCTTCCACGCCAATAGTGAAGTCGACGGTACCCAGATGCTGGTCAATCAGCAGGACGCTTCGCGCCTGTTGCGCTATCCGGCCGGCAATATCACCGGTTGGCGCCTGTTCCTGCAGCAACCGCTGACGGTGGATACCCTCAGCCAACAGAAATTGCCGCAGGGTACCGAATGGAAAGACTGGCGCGAACGCAAGGGCGAGCTGTTCCAGGCGGTGCGTATGGAGAAGAACATGATGGGGCTGTTGCTTAGCCTGATCGTGGCGGTGGCGGCATTTAACATTATTACTTCCCTTGGCCTGCTGGTAATGGAAAAGCAAGGCGAAGTGGCTATTTTGCAGACCCAGGGCCTGACGCGTCGACAGGTGATGTCGGTGTTTATGGTACAAGGTGCCAGCGCCGGTATTATCGGTTCGCTGCTTGGCACGCTGCTCGGGGTGTTACTGGCCAGCAATCTTAATAACCTGATGCCGATCCTCGGCGCATTGATTGACGGCGCATCGCTGCCGGTGGCGGTGGATCCGCTGCAGGTGACGGTCATTGCCGTAGCGGCGATGGCGGTTTCCCTGTTGTCCACGCTTTACCCTTCATGGCGCGCTGCCGCCGTACAACCCGCTGAGGCTTTACGTTATGAGTAA
- a CDS encoding DNA-binding transcriptional repressor RpiR, translated as MTVNFKQVFSQADLSKTDLAILNCILDNPDACIDEGIRALSARCYSSPSTVVRLAKKLGFRGYLELVYFIKFNLAMAPAYLAEKSAPVAVSVQQQAQFLDLLDEGKILIHGSGFSQLVAQYMYNKFMTLGIDSYLSLWPDFDILDRETRFRFNMVIVISKSGNSGSALNWSEAVKRNDIRLAAFCGDGDSPLAQQADMSFIYEDRQKYDHDIYYPNPFFGHCLLGFENLIKAWFERRSR; from the coding sequence GTGACGGTGAACTTCAAACAGGTATTCAGCCAGGCGGATCTGAGTAAAACGGATCTGGCTATTCTCAACTGTATTCTCGATAACCCCGATGCCTGCATCGACGAGGGCATTCGTGCGCTTTCCGCCCGTTGTTATAGCTCGCCGTCAACGGTGGTGCGGCTGGCCAAAAAACTGGGATTTCGCGGCTATCTGGAGCTGGTGTATTTTATCAAATTCAACCTGGCCATGGCGCCAGCCTATCTGGCTGAAAAATCGGCACCCGTGGCGGTTAGCGTGCAGCAGCAGGCGCAGTTCCTCGATCTGCTCGATGAGGGGAAAATTCTGATCCACGGCAGCGGTTTCTCGCAGCTGGTGGCGCAGTACATGTACAACAAGTTTATGACTCTGGGCATCGACAGCTATCTGTCGCTGTGGCCTGATTTCGATATTCTCGATCGTGAGACGCGTTTTCGTTTCAATATGGTGATCGTGATTTCAAAATCGGGCAATAGTGGTTCGGCATTGAACTGGAGCGAGGCGGTGAAGCGTAACGATATCCGGCTGGCGGCGTTTTGTGGCGACGGTGACAGCCCGCTGGCGCAGCAGGCCGATATGAGTTTTATCTATGAAGATCGGCAGAAGTATGACCACGATATCTATTACCCCAACCCGTTCTTTGGTCACTGTCTGCTGGGGTTTGAAAACCTGATCAAGGCCTGGTTTGAACGGCGCAGCCGCTGA
- the cobB gene encoding NAD-dependent deacetylase: MHTRHRLCQFRKSKHVLHQRFRSRIFHRDTMAAAELKKPFVVVLTGAGISAESGIRTFRAADGLWEEHRVEDVATPEGYLRDPQLVQTFYNERRRQLQSPEIAPNAAHRALADLEAWLGDNFLLVTQNIDNLHERAGSSRVLHMHGELLKVRCTSSGQVFDWPEDLSVDDRCHCCQFPAPLRPHIVWFGEMPLGMDEIYQALAKADFFVAIGTSGHVYPAAGFVHEARLGGAHTMELNLEPSQVESQFDEKHYGQASAVVPRFVHKFLVGKVARADQP; the protein is encoded by the coding sequence ATGCACACTCGCCATCGGCTGTGTCAGTTTCGCAAGAGTAAGCATGTGCTGCATCAGCGCTTTCGTTCGCGGATATTTCATCGCGACACCATGGCGGCCGCCGAGCTGAAAAAGCCGTTTGTCGTGGTGTTGACCGGGGCCGGGATCTCGGCCGAGTCGGGTATTCGCACCTTCCGCGCTGCCGATGGGCTGTGGGAAGAGCACCGGGTAGAAGACGTTGCCACACCGGAAGGTTACCTGCGCGATCCGCAGCTGGTGCAGACGTTTTACAATGAGCGTCGCCGCCAGCTGCAGTCGCCGGAGATTGCGCCCAATGCCGCACACCGTGCCCTGGCAGATCTCGAAGCCTGGCTGGGGGATAACTTCCTGCTGGTGACGCAGAATATCGATAATCTGCATGAGCGTGCCGGCAGTTCGCGGGTGCTGCATATGCACGGCGAACTGCTGAAAGTGCGCTGCACTAGTTCCGGGCAGGTGTTTGACTGGCCAGAAGATCTCAGCGTCGACGATCGCTGCCATTGCTGCCAGTTCCCGGCACCGTTGCGGCCACACATAGTATGGTTCGGCGAAATGCCGCTGGGCATGGATGAAATTTATCAGGCGCTGGCCAAGGCCGACTTTTTCGTGGCTATCGGCACCTCAGGCCACGTTTACCCGGCCGCCGGTTTTGTGCATGAGGCCCGGTTGGGCGGGGCGCATACCATGGAGCTGAATCTGGAACCCAGCCAGGTGGAGAGCCAGTTTGATGAAAAACACTATGGCCAGGCCAGCGCAGTGGTGCCACGGTTTGTGCATAAATTTCTGGTCGGCAAGGTAGCACGAGCGGACCAGCCATAA
- the lolD_3 gene encoding Lipoprotein-releasing system ATP-binding protein LolD, with amino-acid sequence MSNHLLLQCDNLCKTYQEGNLHTDVLRNVSFAMQPGEMMAIVGSSGSGKSTLLHLLGGLDSPTSGEVVYKGQSLNTLSSAAKAELRNRQLGFIYQFHHLLPDFTALENAAMPLLIGGMKPAQAQEKALEMLTAVGLEKRSKHRPSELSGGERQRVAIARALVNNPSLVLADEPTGNLDKRTADSIFDLLGELNVRQGTAFLVVTHDLQLAKRLSRQLEMADGHLQAQLTLLGAE; translated from the coding sequence ATGAGTAACCATCTTTTGTTGCAGTGCGACAACCTGTGCAAGACTTATCAGGAAGGCAACCTGCATACCGACGTACTGCGTAATGTCAGCTTTGCCATGCAGCCGGGCGAGATGATGGCGATTGTCGGCAGTTCTGGCTCCGGTAAAAGTACTCTGTTGCACCTGTTGGGCGGGCTGGATTCACCGACCTCCGGCGAGGTTGTCTACAAGGGGCAGTCGCTGAATACGTTGTCCTCGGCGGCCAAGGCCGAACTGCGCAACCGCCAGCTTGGTTTTATCTACCAGTTCCATCACCTGTTGCCGGACTTTACCGCCCTGGAGAACGCCGCCATGCCATTGTTGATTGGCGGCATGAAACCGGCGCAGGCGCAGGAAAAGGCGCTGGAAATGCTGACCGCGGTCGGGCTGGAAAAACGCAGCAAGCACCGGCCTTCAGAACTGTCCGGCGGTGAACGTCAGCGCGTGGCGATTGCCCGCGCACTGGTCAATAATCCGTCGTTGGTATTGGCGGATGAGCCCACCGGCAACCTGGATAAACGCACCGCCGACAGCATCTTTGATCTGCTCGGTGAACTGAACGTGCGCCAGGGCACCGCGTTTTTGGTGGTGACCCATGATCTGCAATTGGCCAAGCGCCTCAGTCGCCAACTGGAAATGGCTGACGGCCATCTGCAGGCCCAGTTGACCCTGTTGGGGGCTGAGTAA
- the nagK_3 gene encoding N-acetyl-D-glucosamine kinase has protein sequence MYYGFDMGGTKIELGVFDADLQRIWQKRVPTPREDYQQLLATLRDLTFEADAFCGQKGMVGIGIPGLPNDDDGTVFTANVPAAMGQKLPHDLAELIGREVRIDNDANCFALSEAWDEEFRHYPTVLGIILGTGVGGGLIVDGKVVSGRNYIAGEFGHFRLPVDALEVLGRDIPRVPCGCGHQGCIENYISGRGFEWMYAHFYQQHLPAQQIIAHYQSGEPQAVAHVERFMDVLAICLGNLLTIIDPHLVVIGGGLSNFEAIYQELPQRLPAHLLRVAKLPRIEKARYGDAGGVRGAAFLNLVNREK, from the coding sequence ATGTACTACGGTTTCGATATGGGCGGCACCAAGATTGAGCTGGGCGTATTCGACGCAGACCTGCAGCGCATTTGGCAAAAAAGAGTGCCGACGCCGCGTGAAGATTATCAGCAACTGCTGGCGACGTTGCGCGACCTGACCTTTGAAGCGGATGCGTTCTGCGGCCAGAAGGGCATGGTCGGCATCGGCATTCCGGGTCTGCCCAACGATGACGACGGCACGGTATTCACCGCCAACGTGCCGGCGGCGATGGGGCAGAAGCTGCCGCATGACCTGGCCGAACTGATTGGCCGCGAAGTACGCATTGATAATGACGCCAACTGCTTTGCACTGTCGGAAGCCTGGGACGAAGAGTTCCGTCACTATCCGACGGTGTTGGGCATCATTCTCGGCACCGGGGTTGGCGGCGGGCTAATCGTCGATGGCAAGGTGGTCTCCGGGCGTAATTATATCGCCGGTGAATTCGGCCACTTCCGCCTGCCGGTAGATGCCCTTGAGGTGCTGGGGCGTGATATTCCTCGCGTTCCTTGTGGTTGCGGTCATCAGGGTTGCATCGAAAATTACATTTCCGGCCGCGGTTTTGAGTGGATGTATGCCCACTTTTACCAGCAGCACTTGCCTGCGCAGCAGATCATTGCGCATTATCAGTCGGGTGAGCCGCAGGCCGTGGCTCACGTCGAACGTTTTATGGACGTGCTGGCGATATGTCTGGGTAATCTGCTGACCATCATCGACCCTCATCTGGTGGTGATTGGTGGCGGTTTGTCGAACTTTGAAGCGATCTACCAGGAATTACCGCAGCGTTTGCCGGCGCATCTGTTGCGGGTGGCCAAGTTGCCACGGATTGAAAAGGCGCGCTACGGCGATGCCGGTGGGGTGCGCGGAGCTGCGTTCCTCAATTTGGTCAACAGGGAAAAGTAA